The proteins below are encoded in one region of Bombus vancouverensis nearcticus chromosome 8, iyBomVanc1_principal, whole genome shotgun sequence:
- the LOC117164748 gene encoding venom serine protease Bi-VSP-like, with translation MARKMTDRKVLFACLVLITLLHPLVHMVSGEECTTPNNQTGNCLNIKTCNPLQEILQTQGHTATDFLRQSLCRYEGHAPIVCCPNDPNKEKRGILIETVYKYVPLRPPYCGFSNGEHTRVVDGKPAKLGAWPWIAALGFRNPQNPDTEPEWKCGGSLISARHVLTAAHCAIRSDLYVVRIGDLNLKRDDDGAHPIQMGFESKLIHPDYTPNIHNHDIAILRLVEEVPFSKYIHPICLPIEESLRNNDFVGYNPLVAGWGALRYRGPRSDVLMEVQVPVVSNAECKTAYSKFPNAPITDGVICAGYAQGGKDACTGDSGGPLMIRQQLTFYLIGAVSYGHACAVAGYPGVYTRITSYLDNFILPALQ, from the exons ATGGCGAG AAAAATGACGGATCGCAAAGTGTTATTTGCATGTTTGGTGTTAATTACTCtcctgcatccattagttcacatGGTGTCTGGCGAAG aatgtacaaCACCGAACAATCAAACAGGCAACTGTCTCAACATTAAAACATGTAACCCTCTGCAAGAAATACTGCAGACACAGGGTCATACAGCTACCGATTTTTTGAGGCAATCACTATGCAGATATGAGGGTCATGCTCCGATCGTTTGTTGTCCAAACGATCCAAACAAGGAGAAGAGAGGGATTTTAATagaaactgtgtataagtacgTGCCCTTGCGTCCACCATATTGTGGTTTCAGCAACGGCGAGCATACCAGGGTGGTTGATGGTAAACCAGCTAAGCTTG GTGCTTGGCcgtggatcgctgcattaggttttcgtaatccccaaAACCCAGATACTGAACCAgaatggaagtgcggaggttccctgatatcagctaggcatgttttgaccgcagcacattgtgcaatACGCAGTGATTTGTACGTGGTTCGTATCGGAGACTTAAATCTAAAACGAGATGACGACGGAGCGCATCCTATTCAAATGGGATTCGAATCTAAACTAATACATCCTGATTATACTCCCAATATACACAATCAtgatattgccattcttagattggtggaggaggtgccattttcga agTACATACATCCCATTTGTCTCCCCATAGAGGAGTCCCTACGAAATAACGACTTCGTGGGCTacaacccccttgttgctggatggggagcattaagatata gaGGACCACGAAGTGATgtattaatggaagtacaagtGCCAGTGGTTAGCAACGCCGAATGCAAGacagcttattccaaatttcctaatgcacctatCACTGATGGTGTAATATGCGCCGGGTATGCTCAGGGTGGAAAGGAtgcttgtacg GGTGATAGCGGCGGACCACTGATGATACGACAGCAATTAACCTTCTACCTAATAGGTGCTGTGTCTTATGGTCATGCGTGTGCTGTAGCTGGATATCCTGGTGTTTACACTAGGATCACGTCGTACCTCGACAACTTCATTCTCCCAGCCTTGCAATAA
- the LOC143303104 gene encoding uncharacterized protein LOC143303104: MTGVDIQNEALEINHKLNGHPSFKASCTWLRNFKERYRITTKDIRENFQPTIPFIVGKDFKADFNRLLEEGGFTLKNVYNVAYTIVMWKAVSEETCILNHAESTGSIKMCDGYLFACTIWFEVQKKLLFYNSNTFIIISSNNQDSTMYGRQGKARNVILVFTFSLNFIL; this comes from the coding sequence ATGACAGGAGTAGACATACAGAATGAAGCTCTAGAAATTAATCATAAATTAAACGGACATCCTAGTTTTAAAGCCAGTTGCACTTGGTTGCGAAACTTTAAAGAACGTTACCGTATTACTACTAAGGATATAAGGGAAAATTTTCAACCCACAATTCCATTCATTGTAGGGAAAGACTTTAAAGCTGATTTTAACAGATTACTGGAAGAAGGTGGGTTCACATTGAAGAACGTTTACAATGTCGCTTACACAATAGTAATGTGGAAAGCAGTATCAGAAGAAACTTGTATTTTGAACCATGCGGAATCGACAGGAAGCATAAAAATGTGCGATGGTTACTTGTTTGCTTGTACCATTTGGTTTGAAGTACAGAAAAAGCTGTTGTTCTATAATTCAAACACGTTTATCATTATTAGTTCCAATAATCAAGATTCTACTATGTATGGAAGACAAGGAAAGGCGCGCAATGTTATTCTTGTATTTACGTTCTCTTTGAACTTTATACTTTGA